Genomic window (Melioribacteraceae bacterium):
CATTATTTAGAAAAAGAACACGCTGTTCCTCACAATGTTTTATTGTGTCTTGGCGATAAAACCGGAAATGTTGATTATAAAGATCTTCGATACGGTACCGATGAAATATATTTCAAAAGTGCTGATGAGATGAAAAAACTTTTTAAAGATTATAAAGGCGCAATTGAGCATACCGTTGAGATTGAAGAAAAGATAAATCTAGACTTAAAAATGTCGGGGCATCTATATCCTAAATTCCCGATTCCAGAGAATTCAAAAGCAAAAACTTTAGATGAATATTTTGTTCAGCTTTCTGAAGAAAAAGTTCAAAGAAGATATAAAACAATTACTCCCGAAGTCGAAGACCGGTTTCGTTATGAAATAAAAGTAATTAATGAAATGGGCTATGCCGGTTATTTTTTGATTGTGCAAGATTTCATCAATGCATCAAAAGAAAGCGGAATCCCGGTTGGCCCAGGAAGAGGAAGCGCCGCGGGAAGTTTGGTTGCCTACGTTTTGGGAATTACAAATGTCGATCCACTGAAGTATGATTTATTGTTTGAGCGGTTTTTAAATCCTGCCCGAAAATCTATGCCCGATATTGATGTTGATTTCGCGGATGATAAACGGGAAGATGTTATTAAATATGTGAAAGAAAAATATGGCGAAAGTTCGGTTGCTCAAATTATTACTTTTAACCGTCTTTCTTCAAAAGCAGTGTTGCGTGATGTTGCCCGTGTACTCAAAATCCCAATTCCAACAGTTAATAATATTACTAAGTGGATTCCGTCTAAGTTTGGCAGAGTTTATACAATTGATCAAGCAATAAATGAAGTCTCTGAATTAAAATGGCTCAAGAATACAGAAGATCCTCTAATGCAGGAATTACTGAAGTACGCTAGAGTTCTTGAGGGAATGAATAGGAATGCTTCCAAACATGCCGCCGGTGTTGTAATTACGCCGGGTGATGTTAGTGATTATGTTCCTCTAGCTACATATGGTGATGATAATTCGCTTGTTACGCAATTCAATATGAAAGAACTTGAAGAAGCGGGACTTCTTAAAATGGATTTTCTTGGTCTTCGTACGCTTTCAATCATCAGAGATACAATTGAACTTGTGAAACAAACTCGCGGCAAGGATATAGATATTGATGATATACCTGTTGATGACCCTAAAACATATGAACTATTCAGCAAAGGACAGACTACTGCGGTATTTCAGTTTGAAAGTGCCCCGATGCGTGAATATCTAAAAAGATTAAAAGCCACTTCTATTAGTGACCTCTCCGCTATGAATGCTTTGTATCGTCCCGGTCCAATGGATTATATTGAAGAATTCATTTCATGTAAACATGGTAAGAAAAAAATTACATACCTTCATCCAATCCTCGAACCAATTTTAAAGGAAACATATGGTGTTATTGTTTATCAAGAACAGGTAATACAGATTGCCAATAAAATTGCAGGGATGACTTTAGCAGAGGCAGATCTTCTCCGACGTGCAATGGGTAAGAAAGATTTAAAAGCTATGGCTGAGCAGAAAACCAAGTTTGTTGAAGGTGCCGAAAAAAATAATATAAAGAAGAAAATTTCTGAAGAAATTTTTGATGTGATAGATAAGTTCGCAAACTATGGATTTAACAAGAGCCATTCGGTTGCATATTCAATTGTTGCTTTTCAGACAGCTTATCTAAAAGCGCATTATCCCGAAGAATTTTTAGCCGCTAACCTTTCAAATGAATTTGGCGATACTGATAAAGTAACTACTTTACTGGAGGACTGTCGTAAACTTGGAATTAAAGTTTTGCCGCCGGATATTAATAATCCTTCAACCAAATTTATTGTTAGAGATAAACAAATAATTTTTGGAATGTCGGCAATTAAAAATGTAGGCGTTAACGCTGTGGAATCTATTAAAGCATCACACAAAAAAATAAATAGAAGTTTTACCAGCATATATGATTTCTGTGCCTACAATGATACACGAGTTGTAAATAAGCGTGCATTGGAAGGATTAGTACTTGCCGGCGCGTTCGATTCCTGCGGCGGAAGCAGGGCACAAAATTTTGCTGCCATTGAAGAAGCTATCTCATTCGGAAATAAACTTCATTCTGCAAAAATATCTCATTCCGATAGTTTGTTTGGAGCCGATAATTCTGAATTGCACATTCAAGAACCTGAACTTCCACAAAATCAACCATGGACAACTAAGGAACGTCTTGCAAAAGAGAGAGAAGTTTTAGGATTTTATTTAACCGATCATCCCTTAAGAAATTTTGAATTAGAATATCGGTCTTTTGCCTCGGTTCATCTCGGTGAAACCGAAACATATAAATTTGAAGAAAAGATAATTGCTTGTGGAGTTATTACTGATGTCAAAACAAAAATTGATAAAGCCGGCAAAAAGATGGCTTTCTTCAAATTAGATGATTTTTCCGGCTCATGTGAGTGTTTAACTTTTTCAAAAGTATTTGCCGTTTGTGAAGACTTAATTATGCCTGAATCTACAGTATTAGTAAAAGGGACACTTGAGAGCAGTGGAGATGCGGTAAAACTTCATGTGGATGAAGTACTTCCGCTTGAAAAATCAGCGGAGCTTCTTACTAAAAGAATAGGGATCATACTGGATTCATCAATTCATGACGAATCAATAACCTCACAAATAAAAAAAATTATTGAGGAGTGTGAAGGAAATATGCCACTCGCTCTATGTGTCAAAGATAAAGGAGTTGTAAGAGAGTTTTATTTAACTCAAAAAATTTCTTTCAATTCAACAACTATTAAAAGAATAATTGAGCTTCTCGGAGAAGAATCTATAGTTTATTTCCCGGTTTAAGTGGATAGCAATAACTTCTATTCATTTGATTTATTTTTTCGATTTGTTATGTTTGTGCCTCAAATGTAAAGAGGATAAAATAGATGGAAAAGAAATGGGCTCTAATTTTAGGAGCTTCTAGCGGGTTTGGCGGAGCAACAGCAGTTGAACTTGCAAAAAATGGTTATAATATTTTCGGTGTTCATTTAGACCGCCAGGCTACAATGACTAATGTTCATTCTATAACCAGAAAGATTGAAAGAGTAGGTCAGAAAGCGGTTTTTTTCAATATCAATGCCGCCGATCAAATTAAGATTAATGATACACTGGATGAAATAAAGGAAAGATTTGCTACCAAAGAACATCCTTATGTTCATGTATTAATTCATTCGCTCGCTTTCGGTACATTAAAACCTTTCATATCAAAAGACCCAAATTCCGTTATTTCTCCATCCCAAATGAATATGACACTGGATGTTATGGCACATTCATTAGTTTATTGGACTCAAGGTTTAATCCATAGAGAATTATTTGCACAGGGTGGAAGAATATTTGCTCTCACCAGCGCAGGTTCCCATTCTGTAATTCCAAACTATGGTGCAGTATCTGCGGCAAAAGCAGCGCTCGAAGCACATATTCGTCAGCTATCTGTAGAACTTGGTCAATTTAAAATTTCTTGTAACTCTATAATGGCTGGTGTAACCGATACTCCCGCAGGAAATAAAATTCCAATGTTCGATAAAATGATGTCGGCCGCTAAAATGAAAAACCCACATGGAAGATTAACCACTCCTGAAGATGTCGCAAAAGCAATTGTACTTCTCTGCGATGAACGAGCAGATTGGATCTCAGGAAATGTATTGGGTGTTGACGGTGGTGAGTACATTGTAAATTATATCGGTGAAAAAACTTCCCAGATCATCAAATAAAATGGATATATAAATGAACGAATTTCAATTTACTGAAGAACAAAAAATGCTGCGGGAAATGACCCGCGATTTTGTTAATAACGAGATTAAACCAATTGCTTCAAAAATAGATTCAGATGAAAAAATACCAACAGATTTAATTAAGAAATTAGGTGAGCTTGGATTTTTGGGTGTAGCGTTTCCGGAAGAATATGGAGGTGGTGGATTTGGAGAGGTTGGTTATTGTGTGATGCAGGAAGAAATTGCGCGGGGATGTATGTCTACTGCCACATTTATCGGCGCGCATCAATCAATCGGCTCTAATGTAATTTATATTGGTGGAACAGAAGAACAAAAACAAAAATATTTAGCACCACTTGCAAAGGGAGAAAAGATTGGAGCCTTCTGTTTAACCGAAGCGCAGGCCGGTTCCGATTCTTTTAATGTAAAAACACGCGCTCAGCTTGATGGTAACGAGTGGGTAATTAATGGTGAAAAGCTTTGGATTACAAATGGTGGTATTGCTAATATTGTTTCTGTTTTTGCGAGAACCGAAAAAGGAATTAGCGCTTTTGTAGTACCAACCGAAACTCCGGGCTATCAAGCCGGTCCGCCGGAAAAGAAGATGGGCATAAAGGGGAGTGCAACTAATGCAATCACTTTTGATAATGTTAGAATACCAAAAGAAAATTTAATTGGAACAGATGGAAGAGGATTTGTTCTTGCAATGAAAACACTTGATGCCGGTCGTTTAGGCTT
Coding sequences:
- the dnaE gene encoding DNA polymerase III subunit alpha, with the translated sequence MSDFVHLHNHSHYSLQDGACTVESLVYGAKKHGMHAVALTDHGVMFGVSEFYKKASKEGIKPIIGMEAYIVIDGTRFDKKGDEPDYGQKKKHYNHLLLLAKNLTGYKNLMKLSTIGFTEGFYYRPRIDFETLTKYSEGLIATSACPAGPISTALVNDDYDKARRIAIQLKELFDEDFYLEVQNHGLDVEQPILHGMPKLAHDLNIKLVATNDIHYLEKEHAVPHNVLLCLGDKTGNVDYKDLRYGTDEIYFKSADEMKKLFKDYKGAIEHTVEIEEKINLDLKMSGHLYPKFPIPENSKAKTLDEYFVQLSEEKVQRRYKTITPEVEDRFRYEIKVINEMGYAGYFLIVQDFINASKESGIPVGPGRGSAAGSLVAYVLGITNVDPLKYDLLFERFLNPARKSMPDIDVDFADDKREDVIKYVKEKYGESSVAQIITFNRLSSKAVLRDVARVLKIPIPTVNNITKWIPSKFGRVYTIDQAINEVSELKWLKNTEDPLMQELLKYARVLEGMNRNASKHAAGVVITPGDVSDYVPLATYGDDNSLVTQFNMKELEEAGLLKMDFLGLRTLSIIRDTIELVKQTRGKDIDIDDIPVDDPKTYELFSKGQTTAVFQFESAPMREYLKRLKATSISDLSAMNALYRPGPMDYIEEFISCKHGKKKITYLHPILEPILKETYGVIVYQEQVIQIANKIAGMTLAEADLLRRAMGKKDLKAMAEQKTKFVEGAEKNNIKKKISEEIFDVIDKFANYGFNKSHSVAYSIVAFQTAYLKAHYPEEFLAANLSNEFGDTDKVTTLLEDCRKLGIKVLPPDINNPSTKFIVRDKQIIFGMSAIKNVGVNAVESIKASHKKINRSFTSIYDFCAYNDTRVVNKRALEGLVLAGAFDSCGGSRAQNFAAIEEAISFGNKLHSAKISHSDSLFGADNSELHIQEPELPQNQPWTTKERLAKEREVLGFYLTDHPLRNFELEYRSFASVHLGETETYKFEEKIIACGVITDVKTKIDKAGKKMAFFKLDDFSGSCECLTFSKVFAVCEDLIMPESTVLVKGTLESSGDAVKLHVDEVLPLEKSAELLTKRIGIILDSSIHDESITSQIKKIIEECEGNMPLALCVKDKGVVREFYLTQKISFNSTTIKRIIELLGEESIVYFPV
- a CDS encoding SDR family oxidoreductase, which translates into the protein MEKKWALILGASSGFGGATAVELAKNGYNIFGVHLDRQATMTNVHSITRKIERVGQKAVFFNINAADQIKINDTLDEIKERFATKEHPYVHVLIHSLAFGTLKPFISKDPNSVISPSQMNMTLDVMAHSLVYWTQGLIHRELFAQGGRIFALTSAGSHSVIPNYGAVSAAKAALEAHIRQLSVELGQFKISCNSIMAGVTDTPAGNKIPMFDKMMSAAKMKNPHGRLTTPEDVAKAIVLLCDERADWISGNVLGVDGGEYIVNYIGEKTSQIIK
- a CDS encoding acyl-CoA dehydrogenase family protein; translated protein: MNEFQFTEEQKMLREMTRDFVNNEIKPIASKIDSDEKIPTDLIKKLGELGFLGVAFPEEYGGGGFGEVGYCVMQEEIARGCMSTATFIGAHQSIGSNVIYIGGTEEQKQKYLAPLAKGEKIGAFCLTEAQAGSDSFNVKTRAQLDGNEWVINGEKLWITNGGIANIVSVFARTEKGISAFVVPTETPGYQAGPPEKKMGIKGSATNAITFDNVRIPKENLIGTDGRGFVLAMKTLDAGRLGLGAACLGAAKELMEMSAVYAKQRKQFDQTISSFQAIQFMLAEMSAMIYAMESMVYRTAVDYDLKKDISRYSAIVKLYCSESLDKIADYAVQIHGGMGYSRELPIERYYRDSRINRIFEGTNEIQKGIIARDVLKRNGAQ